In Paenibacillus sp. FSL R7-0345, a single window of DNA contains:
- a CDS encoding methyl-accepting chemotaxis protein, with protein sequence MIQVKVSVRNSLFVKILLVSLMCMTVPMTFSLLYANDSVSTSLYAENAGSVAAIASEKRSEIDLAVGQIMGQSVSIATQPYIVDYINEADQPGQPAGVMKERIADYLEDVVQGSHGLYENIFIVGVEGTILIDGIGGGSAGSSVGGAARSWLKEAGGNNGAVITESAQMSPVTGRPVITNAVIIPGTAEAGPNGLLVTSIDLGELAGKVNQTESGLELKTMLVNGAGLVVSAAEPEYILTLDLSRQQGDLLDYYNGFKAAQAGSGAFTLEGVRYLSAYEKSGVQDVYAVSYMPMSRYTEKADEMKDKLIVVMVAAILLFALIITGFARSVTKPIAAGSAYLREMADGNWQNELPVRYMKKKDETGLLMRSVYQMQQSLRAAFGTVKQESIRLNDNVETAKGSITELNGQIQMVSEITQEMSASTEETAAAADELRFMASGAEAAVQAMAENAVRGAADSRSIYTRAVGLKEGTEQSRERAAILLQNLKENLNSAIAHSQSVHRIELLVQTILGIVTQTNILALNAGIEAARAGEKGKGFAVIADEIRKLAQQSGRSAAEIREMTLEVLKAVEHLTHCSQEAITFMDQTVLEDYELLVQSGEQYYRDAAFFEELLGAFSEAAGEIRTSIHSMAVSISEITQVNSQFAGDTALIAEQANGILQQSVVVAGTIGQTQVSADELRNGIARFKV encoded by the coding sequence ATGATCCAAGTGAAGGTGAGTGTACGGAATTCCCTTTTCGTCAAAATCCTGCTGGTCTCTTTGATGTGTATGACCGTTCCTATGACCTTCTCGCTTTTGTATGCCAATGATTCAGTGTCCACCAGCCTGTACGCAGAAAATGCCGGTTCAGTAGCCGCAATCGCCAGTGAGAAAAGGAGCGAAATCGATCTGGCGGTCGGCCAGATTATGGGCCAGTCGGTAAGCATCGCTACCCAGCCGTATATCGTTGACTATATAAATGAAGCGGATCAGCCGGGACAGCCGGCCGGTGTCATGAAAGAGCGGATCGCGGATTATCTGGAGGATGTGGTACAAGGCTCACACGGACTCTATGAAAATATCTTTATCGTTGGGGTGGAAGGAACGATTCTGATCGACGGAATTGGCGGGGGCTCAGCCGGAAGCAGTGTCGGCGGTGCTGCCCGGAGCTGGCTAAAGGAGGCAGGGGGGAATAACGGGGCAGTGATTACCGAGTCAGCCCAGATGTCACCGGTAACGGGACGGCCTGTGATTACTAACGCAGTAATTATTCCCGGTACAGCAGAAGCGGGCCCGAACGGGCTGCTGGTTACATCTATTGATCTGGGTGAGCTTGCCGGTAAAGTGAATCAGACCGAGAGCGGGCTGGAGCTCAAGACGATGCTGGTTAATGGTGCAGGGCTGGTCGTGTCCGCTGCAGAGCCGGAGTATATTCTGACCCTGGACCTCAGCAGGCAGCAGGGTGATTTACTTGATTATTACAACGGGTTCAAGGCCGCTCAGGCGGGGTCCGGAGCTTTTACCCTTGAAGGTGTCCGTTACTTAAGCGCCTATGAAAAAAGCGGAGTGCAGGATGTATATGCGGTTTCATATATGCCAATGAGCCGTTATACCGAGAAAGCGGACGAGATGAAGGATAAGCTGATTGTTGTCATGGTGGCGGCAATCCTGCTGTTTGCGCTTATTATTACCGGCTTTGCCAGATCGGTAACGAAGCCGATTGCGGCCGGATCCGCTTATCTCAGAGAAATGGCAGACGGTAACTGGCAGAATGAGCTTCCTGTGAGGTATATGAAGAAAAAGGATGAGACTGGCCTGTTAATGAGATCGGTATACCAGATGCAGCAATCTCTCCGTGCAGCCTTCGGTACCGTCAAGCAGGAATCCATTAGGCTGAATGATAATGTGGAGACGGCAAAAGGCAGTATTACCGAGCTGAACGGTCAGATCCAGATGGTCTCAGAGATTACCCAGGAGATGTCGGCAAGTACAGAGGAGACGGCTGCGGCTGCCGATGAACTGCGGTTTATGGCCAGCGGGGCCGAAGCTGCAGTCCAGGCTATGGCTGAAAATGCCGTAAGGGGCGCAGCTGATTCCCGGTCCATTTACACGCGCGCTGTCGGGCTGAAGGAGGGGACCGAGCAGTCAAGGGAGAGAGCAGCTATTCTTTTGCAGAATCTCAAGGAGAACCTCAACTCGGCTATTGCCCATTCCCAGTCCGTACACCGGATTGAACTGCTGGTGCAGACGATATTGGGAATTGTTACGCAGACCAATATTCTGGCTCTGAATGCGGGAATTGAGGCTGCACGGGCCGGGGAGAAGGGTAAAGGCTTTGCGGTAATTGCGGATGAAATCCGCAAGCTGGCGCAGCAATCGGGCAGATCAGCAGCTGAGATCCGCGAGATGACCTTGGAGGTGCTGAAGGCTGTTGAGCATTTGACTCACTGCTCGCAGGAGGCGATTACCTTTATGGATCAGACGGTGCTGGAGGATTATGAGCTGCTCGTTCAGAGCGGGGAGCAGTATTACCGGGATGCCGCGTTCTTTGAGGAGCTGCTTGGTGCGTTCAGTGAAGCGGCGGGAGAAATCCGGACATCCATTCACAGTATGGCGGTCAGTATCAGTGAGATTACACAGGTGAACAGCCAGTTCGCCGGGGACACCGCGCTTATCGCTGAGCAGGCGAACGGGATTTTGCAGCAGAGTGTGGTTGTAGCCGGTACTATCGGACAGACACAAGTAAGTGCGGATGAGCTGAGAAACGGAATCGCCCGCTTCAAGGTGTAG
- a CDS encoding ROK family glucokinase, protein MDKSQKLYVGIDLGGTSVKVGLCDRNGELLAVYEGPTEAEKRAEGVLQNIELYVRELVAREGCDWEQIAGIGAGLPGFLDMETGVVKASPNLGWRDVPVKAILEERLGKEVRIDNDANVAALGEVWSGAAAGIPNAVCYTLGTGVGGGIIIKNVLCQGYSGMGGEIGHLGVVPAEEAITCGCGQKGCLETVSSATGIIYMAKEAVIRGEKTPLAHIREITAKDVLDEAKVGDPVAVRVVDRAADYLGKSMALLSVVVNPQRFVIGGGVAKAGSFLLDQIDSYFRKYALENAKANVDIVPAILGNNAGVVGAAGLHVFG, encoded by the coding sequence ATGGACAAAAGCCAGAAGCTGTACGTAGGAATTGACCTGGGAGGAACCTCAGTTAAGGTGGGCTTATGCGACCGGAACGGGGAGCTGCTGGCCGTATATGAAGGGCCGACCGAGGCGGAAAAGCGCGCCGAAGGCGTGCTGCAGAACATTGAACTGTATGTGAGAGAGCTTGTTGCGCGCGAGGGCTGTGACTGGGAGCAGATTGCCGGAATCGGAGCGGGCCTTCCCGGGTTTCTGGATATGGAGACGGGAGTGGTCAAGGCTTCGCCCAATCTGGGCTGGAGGGATGTGCCGGTAAAGGCCATTCTTGAAGAAAGACTCGGAAAAGAAGTACGGATCGACAATGATGCCAATGTGGCTGCACTCGGAGAAGTGTGGAGCGGCGCAGCTGCGGGAATCCCGAATGCAGTCTGCTATACCCTTGGAACTGGCGTAGGTGGAGGTATTATTATCAAAAATGTGCTCTGTCAGGGCTACAGCGGCATGGGCGGCGAAATCGGGCATCTGGGCGTTGTGCCTGCAGAGGAAGCGATTACCTGCGGCTGCGGACAAAAGGGGTGTCTGGAAACGGTGTCCTCCGCTACCGGCATTATCTATATGGCCAAAGAAGCGGTAATCCGCGGCGAAAAGACCCCGCTTGCCCATATCCGTGAAATCACCGCCAAGGATGTGCTGGATGAAGCCAAAGTAGGTGATCCGGTGGCGGTACGGGTTGTAGACCGGGCTGCAGATTATCTGGGGAAATCGATGGCACTGCTGTCGGTCGTGGTCAACCCGCAGCGTTTCGTGATCGGGGGCGGTGTAGCGAAGGCCGGCAGCTTCCTGCTGGATCAGATCGATAGCTATTTCCGTAAGTATGCTCTGGAAAATGCCAAGGCCAATGTGGATATTGTACCTGCCATCCTGGGCAACAATGCCGGTGTTGTCGGAGCAGCCGGGCTTCACGTATTCGGATGA
- a CDS encoding ArsR family transcriptional regulator, with amino-acid sequence MIRANGDKQYLPLYEALASEVRWRIMSLLAGQEMNMKEIASRLELSPSIVTMHIRKLEQAGLLGSRRVRLNGGTHKLCFLKEKHIEIELPSAHRNARVREQSISVGHYTSFEVHPTCGLGTREMEIGVWDDPRYFYDPERVNASILWFGKGYVEYKTPNYLLPGQHVETLEISMELASEAPGLKDDWPSDIGFTFNGVQLGTWTSPADFGRAARGKYTPSWWHRNVNQYGLLKTIRIDATGTWIDGERMSEVTLEDVRLEEPFWTLRFAVDEQAAHVGGLTLYGAGFGNHDQDIVIRVQLEG; translated from the coding sequence ATGATCAGGGCAAACGGGGACAAGCAGTATCTGCCGCTGTATGAAGCACTGGCAAGCGAGGTGAGATGGCGGATCATGAGCCTGCTTGCCGGTCAGGAGATGAATATGAAGGAGATTGCCTCCAGGCTGGAGCTCAGCCCTTCCATTGTTACCATGCATATCCGCAAGCTGGAGCAGGCCGGACTGCTGGGGAGCCGCAGAGTACGGCTGAACGGGGGGACGCACAAGCTGTGTTTTCTCAAGGAAAAACATATTGAAATCGAGCTGCCGTCGGCACACCGCAATGCGAGGGTGAGGGAGCAGAGTATATCTGTCGGCCATTATACCTCCTTTGAGGTTCACCCTACCTGCGGGCTGGGTACCCGTGAGATGGAAATCGGAGTGTGGGATGATCCGCGCTACTTTTATGACCCCGAACGGGTGAATGCGTCGATCCTCTGGTTCGGCAAAGGGTACGTGGAGTATAAAACGCCAAATTATCTGCTCCCCGGCCAGCATGTCGAAACACTTGAAATTTCGATGGAGCTGGCCTCGGAGGCGCCGGGTCTGAAGGATGACTGGCCGTCTGATATCGGCTTCACCTTCAACGGCGTCCAGCTTGGCACCTGGACCAGCCCGGCTGACTTCGGCAGGGCCGCGCGCGGCAAATACACCCCGTCATGGTGGCACCGCAATGTGAACCAGTACGGGCTGCTGAAGACCATCCGCATCGACGCCACAGGCACCTGGATCGACGGGGAGCGGATGTCGGAGGTAACCCTCGAAGACGTCCGGCTGGAGGAACCGTTCTGGACGCTGCGTTTTGCGGTCGACGAGCAAGCCGCCCATGTGGGCGGGCTGACGCTGTACGGAGCCGGGTTCGGCAATCACGACCAGGATATTGTGATCCGTGTGCAGCTGGAGGGCTGA
- a CDS encoding MFS transporter, whose product MDIMQSTNLANELLVPAAATPQADGKLSFREKISYGLGDLGSNLMWGIVGSFLLYFYTDVALIPVAATGTLILVARILDSIIDPVIGGMVDRTNTRHGRAKPYILFGIVPFAIMLILTFTSPDFSTTGKIIYASVTYIIAGLLYSLVNVPYGALMPMMTRSGEEKNQLSSFRMVGMAVGSIIVTALTTPMVKFFGGGNEKTGYLFTTAVFAVLSAAMFLIVYKNCKERYVEPVSAVKEKGVLLKTYKSAFKNTPWVATILFSLLLFVRTGAIVSITIFFCLHVLHNPGMISILLPSLYVSILFSAAITPAFLKKFKQRKGNIIANIIFMVGLAFMPLLENNMTLFVGLWFLANVFGGISSGAVFSMIANSVDYNEWKFNKKAEGTLYAGYSFATKVGMALGSAVVGYTLALSGYNAENVTPAASSAINVLFFAIPLVCTVLQIIAVSFYKLDAIHPQVVRELEQRRNAV is encoded by the coding sequence ATGGATATTATGCAATCGACGAATTTGGCAAATGAACTTCTGGTACCCGCAGCGGCAACGCCACAGGCTGACGGCAAATTAAGCTTCAGGGAAAAAATCAGCTATGGCCTGGGGGATTTAGGCTCCAACCTGATGTGGGGGATTGTCGGAAGCTTCCTGCTTTATTTTTATACAGACGTTGCCTTAATTCCGGTAGCTGCTACAGGGACGCTTATTCTGGTAGCGCGGATTCTTGACTCGATCATTGACCCGGTTATCGGCGGGATGGTTGACCGGACTAACACCAGGCACGGCAGAGCAAAACCGTATATTCTGTTTGGCATTGTACCTTTTGCCATAATGCTAATCCTGACCTTCACCAGCCCTGACTTTTCAACAACCGGCAAAATCATCTACGCCTCCGTTACATATATTATCGCAGGTCTGCTGTACTCTCTGGTCAACGTTCCTTACGGTGCGCTTATGCCGATGATGACCAGAAGCGGGGAAGAAAAGAACCAGCTGTCCAGCTTCCGGATGGTCGGTATGGCTGTCGGCAGCATTATCGTAACCGCTTTAACAACACCTATGGTCAAGTTTTTTGGCGGGGGCAATGAGAAAACGGGTTATTTGTTCACTACCGCAGTATTCGCCGTACTCAGCGCTGCTATGTTCCTTATTGTCTATAAAAATTGTAAAGAACGTTATGTAGAACCGGTATCTGCTGTTAAAGAAAAAGGAGTCTTGCTTAAGACATATAAAAGCGCATTCAAAAATACACCTTGGGTAGCTACGATATTGTTCTCCCTGCTGCTCTTTGTCCGGACAGGTGCGATTGTCTCGATTACGATCTTTTTCTGTCTGCATGTGCTGCATAACCCGGGAATGATCTCCATCCTGCTTCCGTCGCTGTATGTGTCTATACTGTTCTCTGCCGCTATTACTCCTGCTTTCCTCAAGAAGTTTAAACAGCGCAAGGGCAATATTATCGCCAACATTATCTTTATGGTGGGACTGGCTTTCATGCCGCTGCTTGAAAATAATATGACCCTGTTCGTGGGACTCTGGTTCCTGGCCAATGTGTTCGGCGGAATCAGCTCCGGTGCCGTGTTCAGTATGATTGCTAATTCCGTTGACTACAACGAATGGAAATTCAACAAAAAAGCCGAAGGTACCCTGTATGCCGGCTACAGCTTTGCTACAAAAGTCGGAATGGCGCTGGGCAGCGCCGTTGTCGGATATACCCTGGCTCTGTCGGGCTATAATGCCGAAAATGTAACACCTGCCGCGTCCTCTGCCATCAATGTATTATTCTTTGCCATTCCGCTGGTGTGTACAGTACTGCAGATTATCGCTGTTTCCTTCTATAAGCTGGATGCGATTCATCCGCAGGTTGTCCGCGAGCTGGAACAGAGAAGAAACGCAGTATAA
- a CDS encoding DNA alkylation repair protein yields MNAETVMQELEALGKERTKKMYCSNGAQEPLFGVATGAMKPIFKQTKINQELAEQLYATGNYDAMYFAGIIADPNGMTEADYDRWMDGAYFYMLSDFVVAVTLAEADIAQQVADKWIASGEDLRMSAGWSCYCWLLGSRKDAEFDADKLAGMLELVKDTIHDAPERTKYSMNNFLYTVSISYVPLHERAVTTAKAVGPVEVGDSKGKSKHIHAYANIEKAMEKGQKIGFKRRHVRC; encoded by the coding sequence ATGAATGCAGAAACGGTAATGCAGGAGCTCGAAGCCCTCGGCAAGGAACGCACGAAGAAAATGTACTGCTCAAACGGTGCACAGGAGCCGCTGTTCGGCGTGGCGACCGGGGCGATGAAGCCGATTTTTAAACAGACTAAAATTAATCAGGAGCTGGCTGAGCAGCTGTACGCAACAGGTAACTATGACGCGATGTATTTTGCCGGAATTATTGCCGATCCCAACGGGATGACCGAAGCCGATTATGACCGGTGGATGGATGGGGCCTACTTTTATATGCTGTCCGATTTTGTGGTGGCGGTGACGCTGGCAGAGGCGGATATTGCCCAGCAGGTGGCCGATAAATGGATTGCCAGCGGCGAGGACCTTCGAATGTCGGCGGGCTGGAGCTGTTACTGCTGGCTGCTCGGCAGCCGGAAGGACGCAGAATTTGATGCAGACAAGCTGGCCGGCATGCTGGAGCTGGTGAAAGATACCATTCACGATGCGCCCGAACGGACCAAATATTCCATGAATAACTTCCTCTATACAGTGAGCATCTCTTATGTGCCGCTTCATGAGCGGGCTGTTACAACAGCCAAGGCGGTAGGACCGGTAGAAGTCGGGGACAGCAAGGGGAAGAGCAAACACATTCATGCCTATGCGAATATTGAGAAGGCGATGGAAAAAGGGCAGAAGATCGGGTTTAAGCGCCGGCATGTGAGATGCTGA